The Sorex araneus isolate mSorAra2 chromosome X, mSorAra2.pri, whole genome shotgun sequence DNA segment GCCCTCTGATTGGCTGCTGTGGTAGCATGCCAGCTTAagtcctgccctcccctctgACCCCCCAGTATGCGAGCCTTTGCGGCGTCTGCGATTGGTCTGCGGGGCTGTCAATGGTTTTAGCAGCGCCTTACGCAGGCGCCCGCAGTAGCTTAGTGAATAAAAACGCagtcgtgggggtgggggtggggagaggcgaCCGAGAGATTCTGCGAGGCAGGACTCCAGGAGTGACTGGCAGCCTGGATCCCCGTGAAGAGAACGACAGAGAGAACGAGAAAGCGAGCATAGGAAACAAGAGCTCTATATCGAGTAGGGGAAATTGAGATTTGTCAGGTAGCCAGGCAGGCCGACTGACAGAAGTCAGGACAGGAAGACTGAGCAGGCGCTGAGAACCTCGCGCAGGTCCCTCCCGCCTTTCCCCTTGAAAAGACAGGTTTTTGCTTATCTGTggcgccagagagagagagagagagagagagagagagagagagagagagagagagagagagagagagagagagagagagagagagagagagagagagtgagagagcgagcaagcgagagagagcgagagcgagcaagcgagagagagcgagagcgagagcgagagagagagagagagaggatgcaaGGCTCTGCAGATTACATCTTCAGCTAAGATTTCTCAGCTAGGGAAGAAAGATCAGCCAAATATTGAGAAGGGGTGAAGATAGCTACCCtgtccccatcccctccccccagaccaAACTCGGGCGCCAAACCCAGCCCTTCCCTACCACCTCACTTCCTACTCCATTCTAGCATGGTGGCTGTATGGACAGTCTGACAGAACAGAGACTGACATCTCCCAATCTACCAGCCCCCCACCTTGAACACTACAGTGTTCTGCATTGCACCATGACCCTGGATGTGCAAACTGTAGTTGTATTTGCAGTGATTGTAGTCCTCCTGCTTGTCAATGTCATACTCATGTTTTTCCTGGGAACCCGCTGAATGGAGTCCAGCCGACTAAACTGTTGCGAATTCCCGCTTTGATTTCATCCCAAGAATCACCGAGGAAAAGAAgtcaagagagacagagacagggaaagagagggagagaaagagcaagctTTCTTACTCAGGGGGGAAAACGTGAGCTTCAACATGGCCTCGCTGTGATATGTATGACGTTGGTATATTATCTCTCCCTAAATCGTTTGTCATGTCTT contains these protein-coding regions:
- the LOC129399657 gene encoding uncharacterized LOC128031833 homolog, with amino-acid sequence MDSLTEQRLTSPNLPAPHLEHYSVLHCTMTLDVQTVVVFAVIVVLLLVNVILMFFLGTR